A region from the Gossypium hirsutum isolate 1008001.06 chromosome A08, Gossypium_hirsutum_v2.1, whole genome shotgun sequence genome encodes:
- the LOC107923252 gene encoding zinc finger protein CONSTANS-LIKE 16, translating into MITDKKAANVMGGKTARACDGCLQKRARWYCAADDAFLCQGCDTSVHSANQLASRHERVSLQTASSKFNASMHGTIDQDAPPAWHQGFTRKARTPRQNKPMLGQQKGEGTVLALNPIDPLVPEVGSEEGSVDENEEQLLCRVPVFDPFSEELFNMVTSDCDEVAMPNEDGNLVVDGYEHERTCELDDGLHGFLPSDLDLAKFAADVESLLGVRLDEDSRDIKNFESLVCTDENGSELCHERKRMKVEEEEVEGITACFCESAFEVTRASLNWSFDYDSPTITEEEEQEIPVAKTQRNKLLRLNYESVITAWASQGSPWTRGTRPELNPDDFMGSYPKDEHHQNGGIGGINRQARANNTDGEREARVSRYREKRRTRLFSKKIRYEVRKLNAEKRPRMKGRFVKRTSFVGLGTAFPYTN; encoded by the exons ATGATCACTGACAAGAAAGCAGCGAATGTCATGGGAGGCAAGACGGCTAGAGCCTGTGATGGTTGTTTGCAGAAGCGTGCACGTTGGTATTGTGCGGCTGATGATGCCTTTCTTTGCCAAGGTTGTGACACATCAGTCCACTCTGCTAATCAGTTAGCCAGCAGGCATGAAAGGGTTAGTCTTCAAACTGCATCCTCTAAGTTCAATGCTTCGATGCACGGTACTATTGATCAAGATGCTCCACCGGCATGGCACCAAGGTTTCACTCGAAAGGCAAGAACACCAAGGCAAAACAAGCCCATGTTGGGGCAACAAAAAGGTGAGGGGACCGTATTGGCTTTGAATCCTATTGATCCTCTTGTTCCTGAGGTTggtagtgaagaagggtcagttGATGAAAACGAAGAGCAGCTGCTTTGCAGAGTCCCAGTATTCGACCCTTTTTCTGAAGAATTATTTAATATGGTAACAAGTGATTGTGATGAAGTTGCCATGCCAAATGAAGATGGGAATTTAGTTGTTGATGGTTATGAACATGAAAGAACATGTGAGTTGGATGACGGTTTGCATGGCTTTTTACCGTCAGATTTGGATCTTGCCAAGTTTGCAGCCGATGTTGAGAGCTTGCTAGGAGTTAGACTTGATGAGGATTCTCGTGATATCAAAAATTTTGAATCGTTAGTCTGCACAGATGAAAATGGAAGCGAGCTATGTCATGAACGCAAAAGAATGAAAGTTGAAGAGGAAGAAGTGGAAGGTATAACAGCTTGTTTCTGTGAATCTGCTTTTGAGGTGACTAGAGCATCCTTAAACTGGAGTTTTGATTATGACTCTCCCACTATTACTGAGGAGGAAGAGCAGGAGATTCCAGTGGCGAAGACGCAGAGGAACAAGTTGCTGAGGCTGAACTATGAATCAGTGATCACTGCTTGGGCCAGCCAAGGCTCTCCTTGGACAAGAGGAACCCGACCAGAACTCAACCCGGATGACTTCATG GGTTCATATCCTAAAGATGAGCATCACCAGAATGGAGGCATAGGAGGAATAAATAGGCAGGCAAGAGCAAACAACACAGATGGAGAAAGAGAAGCAAGGGTATCAAGGTACAGAGAGAAGCGAAGGACAAGACTGTTTTCGAAGAAGATAAGGTATGAAGTCAGGAAGTTAAATGCGGAGAAAAGGCCTAGAATGAAAGGCAGGTTCGTTAAGAGGACCTCCTTTGTGGGACTGGGAACTGCTTTTCCTTATACCAACTAA